A single region of the Chitinophaga niabensis genome encodes:
- a CDS encoding NAD(P)/FAD-dependent oxidoreductase yields the protein MNTIKETDVCIIGAGPAGATAALQLHQYNIPCIVVDKAVFPRDKVCGDGLSGKVLTILNSIDPAIGERLVGLQDKEESWGVTFVASNRASLDIAYKPVNDGAAGFVCKRMVFDNFLVDEMKRCGTIELIEGTAIDTYTLQQDGYLLSDASGSLRIKAKLIIVANGAHSSFTKDVAGIQMEPKHYCAGLRAYYKNVEGLHPKGHLELHFLKSLLPGYFWIFPLPNGEANVGVGILSEVVRKRKLNLRKMLQDTLENDPMLKERFKDAVLIDKIDGYGLPLGSKKRKLSGERYMLIGDAGHLIDPFTGEGIGNALYSGRYAAQQAKLAIAANNFSAEQLKAYDETIYYKLGPELKLSARLQKLVHRPWLFNYLMKLGMGNKQLRELMSCMFYELDLRKKLTKPSFYVKLLFNRA from the coding sequence ATGAACACGATAAAGGAAACCGACGTTTGTATTATTGGAGCTGGCCCTGCTGGCGCCACAGCAGCTTTACAGTTACATCAGTATAATATTCCCTGCATAGTAGTAGATAAGGCCGTATTCCCGAGAGATAAGGTCTGCGGAGACGGATTGAGCGGGAAAGTGCTCACCATCCTGAACAGCATCGACCCTGCTATAGGGGAAAGATTGGTGGGCTTGCAGGATAAAGAGGAGAGCTGGGGCGTTACTTTTGTTGCTTCCAACAGGGCATCGCTGGATATAGCATATAAACCGGTGAATGATGGTGCGGCGGGTTTTGTTTGCAAACGTATGGTGTTTGATAACTTCCTGGTGGATGAAATGAAACGTTGTGGAACTATTGAATTGATAGAAGGTACAGCCATCGATACATATACTTTACAGCAGGATGGATACCTGCTCAGCGATGCTTCCGGCTCTTTACGGATCAAAGCGAAACTGATCATCGTGGCCAATGGCGCACACTCCTCCTTTACGAAAGATGTGGCAGGCATACAAATGGAGCCCAAACATTATTGCGCGGGGCTTCGTGCTTATTATAAAAATGTTGAGGGCCTGCATCCGAAGGGCCACCTGGAATTACATTTCCTGAAATCCCTGCTGCCCGGTTATTTCTGGATCTTCCCCTTGCCGAATGGAGAAGCCAATGTAGGGGTGGGCATCCTGAGCGAAGTGGTAAGAAAGAGGAAACTGAACCTGCGGAAAATGCTGCAGGATACATTGGAGAATGACCCCATGCTGAAAGAGCGTTTCAAAGATGCGGTGCTGATAGATAAAATAGATGGATATGGATTGCCTTTGGGCAGTAAGAAAAGGAAGCTGAGCGGTGAACGGTATATGTTGATCGGTGATGCCGGTCACCTTATAGATCCCTTTACCGGAGAAGGTATTGGTAATGCGCTGTATTCCGGAAGGTATGCAGCACAACAGGCTAAACTGGCTATTGCTGCTAATAATTTTTCTGCGGAACAGCTAAAAGCATATGATGAAACCATCTATTATAAACTGGGACCCGAGTTAAAACTCAGCGCACGTTTGCAAAAACTGGTGCATCGCCCATGGTTGTTTAATTACCTGATGAAATTAGGTATGGGAAATAAACAACTGCGTGAACTGATGTCCTGTATGTTCTATGAGCTGGACCTGAGGAAGAAATTAACGAAGCCTTCCTTTTACGTTAAGTTGTTGTTTAACAGGGCCTAA
- a CDS encoding SusC/RagA family TonB-linked outer membrane protein: MKKILTLLLVCFQVTAFSQSTEIKVTGKITSVFGQPLAGASIQVKNATKTTSTDASGTFSITVAPDAILVVSFVGYQKQEVPVAGKTAIMIALEPAETGLGEVVVLGYNSQKKASLTGAISTVNMADLDQRKVPDVAQALQGQVAGVQITQSTGAPGEDISIRIRGEGTIGNNSPLFIIDGIPSRDISFLSPSDIQSITVLKDASAAAIYGSRASAGVIVVVTKTGKKGATNIDINYFNGIQKVANLPKMLNRDQYMNKMEESWNNSGFTGTNPYTADKSRTDLANTDWQKELFETGRSQNLQVSASGGSDKVQFLVSGSYYSQDGIVVYDNDQYKRYNFRTNIRANLTDRLSIGTNLQFSYELQDKLSSKGDAPGIIRHALIRPPVIPVYKDPGDPTYKPGDPFTDLPFYKHSDQANGGWESNKYEYSSNPVALAYFTNDKRNSLKTFGNVYAEYGFLKDNALKFRTNLGVDLNMTHNKTFNQNFGDDDGGGNATDKGQGRKNRPNGLNEDRGEEYTITWNNTLNYTKAFGKHNISALAGTEYITNYASSIGASRSRFEYVNTTFQYIDYGGTQTDVWNGGNGSEWGLFSLFGSATYSYDARYMATVNLRADASSRFAENNQWGYFPSVSLGWRISEEKFMQDVSWISDLKLRASAGTLGNQEIGNYAYLTLLRKTGDQYVISRYGNPDLKWETTRQQNIGVDIGILRNKVYLSVDYFSKKTSDILLPISLPALVGSVSPTIVNAGEVSNKGIEIALNLRNNDHAFKYDINANVATVTNNVEKLHPNLPNITGNVSRTQVGHPLSSFYGYVMNGIYQNQAEITSYLHGTPNPSEKPGDIKFKDLNNDGIINDNDRTFIGNPNPKLSYGLNLSGSYKGFDIGILFQGVQGVDKYNDLKKITDYDTRPFNHSIRTLEAWHGEGTSNTIPRSTFNDNGSSRVSDIFVEDASYLRLKNLEIGYSFGSMLKRTNTGIKNVRLYVSAQNIFTITNYTGLDPESTDFFDQGTYPQSRALLFGVNVQF, from the coding sequence ATGAAAAAAATACTAACACTATTATTAGTATGTTTCCAGGTGACCGCTTTCTCTCAATCAACTGAGATCAAAGTCACCGGAAAGATCACTTCCGTTTTCGGGCAACCTTTAGCAGGTGCCTCCATCCAGGTAAAAAATGCAACTAAAACCACTTCTACAGATGCCAGCGGCACTTTTTCCATTACCGTAGCCCCGGATGCCATATTGGTGGTGAGCTTTGTAGGTTACCAGAAACAGGAAGTACCTGTTGCGGGTAAAACAGCCATCATGATAGCGCTCGAACCTGCAGAAACCGGTTTGGGCGAAGTAGTGGTTTTGGGATATAACAGTCAGAAAAAAGCTTCCCTTACTGGTGCTATTTCCACCGTGAACATGGCAGATCTTGATCAGCGTAAGGTACCTGATGTGGCACAAGCCCTGCAAGGCCAGGTTGCCGGTGTGCAGATCACACAAAGCACCGGTGCGCCGGGTGAAGATATCAGTATCCGTATACGGGGTGAAGGAACCATCGGCAACAACAGTCCATTATTTATCATAGACGGCATCCCTTCCCGCGACATCTCCTTCCTCAGCCCCTCAGATATTCAATCCATCACGGTATTAAAAGATGCCTCCGCTGCAGCTATTTATGGCTCAAGGGCTTCCGCGGGTGTAATTGTGGTGGTAACCAAAACAGGTAAAAAAGGCGCCACTAATATAGATATCAACTATTTCAATGGCATCCAGAAGGTAGCCAACCTGCCCAAAATGTTGAACAGGGACCAGTATATGAATAAGATGGAAGAAAGCTGGAATAATTCCGGCTTTACAGGTACCAATCCATATACGGCCGATAAAAGCAGAACGGACCTTGCTAATACAGACTGGCAGAAGGAATTATTTGAAACAGGCCGCTCCCAGAACCTCCAGGTATCTGCCAGCGGCGGTAGCGACAAAGTACAGTTCCTGGTATCCGGCAGTTATTACAGCCAGGATGGGATTGTGGTTTACGACAATGATCAGTATAAACGTTATAACTTCAGGACCAATATCCGGGCCAACCTCACCGATAGATTATCCATCGGCACCAACCTCCAGTTCTCTTATGAACTGCAGGATAAATTATCTTCCAAAGGAGACGCCCCCGGCATTATCCGTCATGCATTGATCCGCCCACCGGTGATCCCCGTATATAAAGATCCCGGCGATCCTACTTACAAACCAGGCGATCCCTTCACCGACCTGCCTTTCTATAAACACAGCGATCAGGCCAATGGCGGATGGGAAAGCAATAAATATGAATACAGCAGCAATCCCGTTGCCCTCGCCTATTTCACGAACGATAAAAGGAATAGCTTAAAGACCTTCGGTAACGTATATGCAGAGTACGGCTTCCTGAAAGACAATGCTCTGAAGTTCCGTACCAACCTGGGCGTTGATCTGAACATGACCCATAACAAAACATTCAACCAAAACTTTGGTGATGACGATGGTGGCGGAAACGCTACAGATAAGGGGCAGGGACGCAAAAACCGCCCCAATGGCCTGAATGAGGACAGAGGTGAAGAATACACCATCACCTGGAACAATACATTGAACTACACAAAGGCCTTCGGCAAACATAATATCAGCGCACTGGCCGGTACTGAATATATCACTAACTACGCTTCTTCCATTGGCGCCTCACGGAGCCGGTTTGAATATGTGAACACCACCTTCCAGTACATTGATTATGGCGGAACACAAACGGATGTATGGAATGGCGGTAACGGTTCTGAATGGGGACTGTTCTCTCTTTTCGGTTCCGCTACTTACTCTTATGATGCACGATACATGGCCACTGTGAATTTAAGGGCAGATGCTTCTTCCCGTTTTGCTGAGAACAACCAGTGGGGTTACTTCCCTTCTGTTTCTTTAGGCTGGCGCATCTCCGAAGAAAAATTCATGCAGGATGTCAGCTGGATCTCAGACCTGAAATTGCGCGCGAGTGCAGGTACGTTGGGGAACCAGGAGATCGGTAATTACGCTTACCTTACTTTACTGCGTAAAACCGGTGATCAATATGTGATTTCCCGTTATGGCAATCCCGATCTGAAATGGGAAACCACCCGCCAGCAAAATATAGGGGTAGACATCGGTATCCTGCGGAACAAAGTATATCTCTCTGTAGATTATTTCTCTAAGAAAACATCGGACATCCTGCTGCCTATTTCCCTCCCTGCTTTAGTAGGAAGCGTTTCTCCCACTATTGTGAATGCAGGTGAAGTATCCAACAAGGGTATAGAAATTGCACTGAACCTGCGGAACAATGATCATGCGTTTAAATATGACATCAATGCGAACGTAGCCACTGTTACCAATAACGTGGAAAAACTGCATCCTAATTTGCCCAACATCACCGGCAATGTTTCCAGAACACAGGTAGGTCATCCGCTGAGTTCTTTCTACGGTTATGTAATGAATGGCATCTACCAGAACCAGGCAGAGATCACCAGCTACTTACACGGCACGCCTAATCCTTCTGAAAAACCCGGCGACATCAAATTCAAAGACCTGAACAACGATGGTATCATCAATGATAACGACCGCACCTTCATCGGTAATCCAAATCCTAAGCTCTCCTATGGTTTAAATCTCTCCGGCAGCTATAAAGGTTTTGATATCGGCATCCTCTTCCAGGGCGTACAGGGTGTTGACAAATACAACGATCTGAAAAAGATCACGGATTACGATACCCGTCCTTTTAACCACAGCATCCGGACCTTGGAAGCATGGCATGGTGAAGGAACCAGCAATACCATTCCCCGTTCCACTTTCAACGATAACGGCAGCAGCAGGGTATCGGATATTTTCGTGGAAGATGCTTCTTACCTGCGCCTGAAGAACCTGGAAATAGGATATTCTTTCGGCTCCATGCTGAAAAGAACAAATACCGGCATTAAAAATGTACGGTTGTATGTATCAGCGCAAAACATTTTCACCATCACCAACTACACAGGCCTGGACCCGGAATCCACTGACTTCTTCGACCAGGGAACCTATCCGCAATCACGCGCATTGTTGTTTGGTGTAAACGTTCAGTTCTAA
- a CDS encoding glycoside hydrolase family 130 protein, translating to MSDIAKRFEANPLLSPADLKASSEGLLITCLLNPGVFQFENKTWLIVRVAERPEQQADVISFPILTPTGTKIMEIPKDDPALIATDARVISYHGVDYLTTLSHLRLLCSDDGVHFYEPEGYTSLYGEGMLQSFGIEDCRVTQIDNKYYLTFTAVSDSGVGVGMRTTTNWKEFESHGMIIPPHNKDCAIFEEKINGKYYALHRPSSVDIGGNYIWIAESPDAIHWGNHKCIVKTREESWDNARVGAGCAPIKTAQGWLEIYHGANKLHQYCLGAFLLDLNDPSKVLARTEEPIMVPTAPYELTGFFGNVVFTNGHTVNGDTITMYYGASDEFVCGATLSIKEIFSLLKYDHA from the coding sequence ATGAGTGATATAGCAAAGCGATTTGAAGCAAACCCATTGTTGTCTCCCGCGGACTTAAAAGCCAGCAGTGAAGGATTACTGATCACCTGTCTTTTAAACCCCGGCGTTTTTCAGTTCGAAAATAAAACATGGCTGATCGTAAGGGTAGCAGAAAGGCCGGAACAGCAGGCGGATGTGATCTCCTTCCCCATCCTCACGCCCACGGGTACAAAGATCATGGAGATCCCCAAGGATGATCCCGCATTGATAGCTACAGATGCGAGAGTGATCAGTTATCACGGTGTGGATTACCTCACTACCCTATCTCATCTGCGATTGCTTTGCAGCGATGATGGTGTACATTTTTATGAACCGGAAGGATATACTTCGCTATATGGAGAAGGAATGTTACAATCCTTTGGAATAGAAGACTGCCGGGTAACACAGATAGATAACAAATACTATCTCACCTTCACTGCTGTGTCTGACAGTGGTGTGGGAGTTGGTATGCGTACCACCACCAACTGGAAGGAATTTGAATCCCACGGTATGATCATTCCTCCGCATAATAAAGACTGTGCCATCTTCGAAGAAAAGATCAATGGGAAATATTATGCCCTGCACCGCCCCAGCAGTGTAGATATTGGCGGAAATTATATCTGGATTGCAGAGTCCCCGGATGCCATTCACTGGGGGAATCATAAATGCATTGTCAAAACCCGGGAAGAAAGCTGGGATAATGCACGCGTAGGTGCAGGATGTGCTCCTATTAAAACAGCGCAAGGCTGGCTGGAAATATACCATGGCGCCAATAAGCTGCATCAATATTGCCTCGGGGCTTTCCTGCTGGACCTGAACGATCCTTCTAAAGTACTGGCCCGCACAGAAGAACCTATTATGGTACCTACTGCACCTTATGAGCTGACCGGCTTCTTTGGCAACGTGGTATTCACCAACGGGCACACTGTAAACGGCGATACCATTACCATGTATTATGGTGCTTCGGATGAATTTGTTTGCGGTGCAACGCTTTCCATTAAAGAAATATTCTCATTACTAAAATACGATCATGCTTAG
- a CDS encoding hybrid sensor histidine kinase/response regulator transcription factor yields the protein MLFAFQPQPLRSCFLFLGGLLCLLSAHAQPADKYFLQNLDNRNGLSNSAINYIYKDADDIIWVATWDGLNRYDGSSFHVFNYSKENDLKSIGNNVIQYITEDKKGNIWISTIEGISRYEKHSGRIYNYFYQQHQRSKISEQEFQLAVDTAGTVFCLTQKHGLTRYDAAADSFRVFKFPESGISKFAFDDSNALWLINHAGELEKYTWNGQQFKRLQNIQQKVSNFFVIKEHLFFTTADNQLYQLTDNVAKLILQMKNGLTAMVRYNDHYLLAWSGKGFGVFDNQFRPADFLQEEARQMQNIRVTAWALGSEQILWYGTDGNGMIKIFPKTKPFGSIATADADMPYSKPVRAFCEYNGNLWVGTKGSGIIELPGFWQPGSDLTKRNYFLSPGELDNNAVYALKKGTDQLIYIGTDGKGIGVYDTRNRKFHKWASIEGYDKHPEFGSVYAILQDDDKSVWLGTSSYGLIHLKLRLNNNGSISLVFLEQYTFNGSNTGPANDIIYALAAGDTDHIWIACRYGGLSLLDKRTRRFKTFKAFTYEGSLSNNDVLSLYNDSHNRIWVGTSYGLNWINQADAVKDEPAFRKLTTENGLPNNTIHAIEEDNAGNIWVTTNKGLAKVQPDKATVSYYQQADGLQSNEFCDGAVWKDSSDHLFIGGTSGFNYFLPQRIRNTSWCPNLLVSNIIMGGASTHGTILRPAGNKTLDYTIHRRDGYFDLDAKAISFLNADKCEYAYYLEGYDKVWHYPGTNGKIAYSNVLPGHYTFRIKWSNGEGVWTNDIALLNLEVQQYFWLTFPAFLVYIIVLSFLGYLFYQYRRNQNQLAMEHLMRVKEEEIHQGQLGFFTNIAHELQTPLTLIMGSAERFMDKKEKPHFLNLIHQQASRLTYLVQQLLEFRKAEAGFHNNQYSYLHVSDLLYNLTDPFVTLSEQNGIDYQRNIPPDIKAWVDKDKLEKILFNLLSNAFKHGGKKIELSAAENNGQLEIAVSNSGSHIPPDQLDKLFDKFYVAKPGNEKFGTGIGLAFTKQLVTMLQGKITATCVEGWITFKVELPLSTAGENAQLISDKPSYLYESLTSYRDPAISPEENNKRAIIEQLSPDNSRKNILVVEDEPGIRYLLKDILKDHYTIYEAENGKEALDLMAKVIPDLIISDIMMPDMDGLTLCNKVKNAPATCQIPFIILSAKGSVEHKTEGYEVGADAYIAKPFHIAHLMVRVRKLLEYRQRMHDLFRNNGNITTADMPDTDKEFIQHLVRIIEEKLDEPELNAAVLEKELAMSKMQLYRKLKTMTNMTPGEFIKHIRLKHAAHLLTSTQFTVSEIFYRTGFNNQSYFFREFKKRYLCAPNEYRGQQSAQS from the coding sequence ATGTTATTCGCATTTCAGCCACAACCTTTAAGATCATGCTTCCTTTTCCTGGGAGGTTTACTGTGTTTGCTATCTGCTCATGCCCAGCCTGCCGATAAATATTTCCTCCAGAACCTGGATAACCGCAACGGCCTTTCCAACAGCGCTATCAATTATATTTATAAAGATGCGGACGACATCATCTGGGTAGCTACCTGGGATGGACTCAACCGGTATGATGGCTCTTCTTTCCACGTTTTCAATTACAGTAAAGAAAACGACCTGAAAAGTATAGGCAATAACGTGATACAATATATCACGGAGGATAAAAAAGGCAATATCTGGATCAGTACGATCGAAGGTATTTCCCGGTATGAAAAACACAGTGGCCGGATCTATAATTATTTCTATCAGCAACACCAGCGCAGCAAAATAAGTGAACAGGAATTCCAACTGGCAGTAGATACTGCCGGCACGGTATTCTGCCTCACTCAAAAACATGGGCTCACCCGCTATGATGCTGCGGCAGATTCTTTCCGTGTTTTTAAGTTCCCGGAGTCAGGGATCAGTAAATTTGCTTTTGATGACAGTAACGCCCTATGGCTGATCAACCATGCTGGCGAGCTGGAAAAATATACCTGGAACGGGCAGCAGTTTAAGAGGTTGCAAAACATACAGCAAAAGGTTAGTAATTTCTTTGTAATTAAGGAACACCTGTTCTTCACTACAGCAGATAATCAATTATACCAGCTCACAGATAACGTTGCGAAGCTCATCCTGCAAATGAAAAACGGGCTTACCGCTATGGTCCGCTATAATGATCATTACCTGCTCGCATGGTCCGGCAAAGGATTTGGGGTGTTTGACAACCAGTTCCGCCCTGCTGATTTTCTGCAGGAGGAAGCGCGGCAAATGCAGAACATCCGCGTAACCGCATGGGCTTTAGGCAGCGAACAGATCTTATGGTACGGCACCGATGGAAATGGCATGATCAAAATATTCCCTAAAACAAAACCCTTCGGCTCCATCGCCACGGCAGATGCTGATATGCCCTACAGCAAACCGGTGCGTGCATTCTGTGAATACAATGGTAACCTTTGGGTTGGCACAAAAGGCAGTGGTATTATTGAGCTGCCCGGTTTCTGGCAGCCGGGATCAGATCTTACAAAACGGAATTATTTTTTATCTCCCGGCGAATTGGATAACAATGCCGTTTATGCCCTGAAAAAAGGCACAGATCAATTGATCTATATTGGTACGGATGGAAAAGGTATCGGTGTGTATGATACCCGCAACCGTAAGTTCCACAAATGGGCCAGCATAGAGGGGTACGACAAACATCCGGAATTCGGTTCCGTTTATGCCATCCTGCAGGATGACGACAAGTCTGTATGGCTGGGCACCAGCAGTTATGGGCTCATTCACCTGAAACTGCGTTTGAATAATAATGGAAGTATCAGCCTTGTTTTCCTGGAGCAATACACTTTTAACGGCAGCAACACCGGTCCTGCCAATGATATCATTTATGCCCTCGCGGCCGGAGATACTGATCATATCTGGATTGCCTGCCGGTATGGAGGATTGAGCCTGCTGGATAAAAGGACCCGGCGCTTCAAAACCTTCAAGGCCTTCACCTACGAAGGCAGCCTTTCCAATAATGATGTGCTCTCCCTTTACAATGACAGCCATAACAGGATCTGGGTGGGAACCAGTTACGGACTCAACTGGATCAACCAGGCGGATGCCGTAAAAGATGAACCTGCATTCCGGAAACTTACTACAGAAAATGGTTTGCCTAATAATACCATTCACGCTATTGAAGAAGACAATGCCGGCAACATTTGGGTAACTACCAATAAAGGACTGGCCAAAGTACAGCCGGATAAAGCAACCGTTTCCTATTACCAGCAGGCAGACGGATTGCAGAGTAACGAATTCTGTGATGGCGCGGTTTGGAAAGATTCCTCCGATCATCTTTTTATAGGCGGTACTTCAGGCTTCAATTATTTTCTGCCGCAAAGGATCAGGAATACCAGCTGGTGCCCGAACCTGCTTGTTTCCAATATCATCATGGGTGGCGCAAGTACACATGGTACCATACTCCGGCCAGCAGGCAACAAAACACTGGATTACACCATTCACCGCAGGGATGGTTATTTTGACCTGGATGCGAAAGCCATCAGCTTCCTCAATGCAGATAAATGTGAATATGCCTATTACCTGGAAGGATATGATAAAGTATGGCATTACCCCGGCACCAATGGAAAGATTGCTTACAGCAATGTATTACCCGGCCATTATACCTTCCGGATAAAATGGTCTAACGGAGAAGGGGTATGGACAAACGACATTGCGCTGCTGAACCTGGAAGTGCAGCAATATTTCTGGCTTACTTTCCCTGCCTTCCTGGTATACATTATTGTATTATCCTTCCTCGGTTACCTGTTCTATCAATACCGCAGGAATCAGAACCAACTGGCTATGGAACACCTGATGCGGGTAAAGGAAGAAGAGATCCACCAGGGGCAGTTGGGCTTTTTCACCAATATCGCGCACGAACTGCAAACTCCCCTGACATTGATCATGGGTTCAGCAGAACGGTTCATGGATAAAAAAGAGAAACCTCATTTCCTCAACCTTATTCACCAACAAGCCTCCCGCCTCACTTATCTTGTGCAGCAACTGCTGGAGTTCCGGAAAGCAGAAGCCGGCTTCCATAATAATCAATACAGCTACCTGCATGTATCAGACCTGCTGTATAATCTCACGGATCCTTTTGTTACACTCAGTGAACAGAACGGTATTGATTACCAACGGAACATCCCCCCGGATATTAAAGCCTGGGTGGACAAAGACAAACTTGAAAAGATCCTTTTCAATCTTTTATCCAACGCCTTTAAACATGGCGGCAAAAAGATAGAACTCAGCGCCGCAGAAAACAACGGCCAGCTGGAAATAGCGGTCAGCAATTCCGGCAGCCACATCCCTCCGGATCAACTGGATAAGTTATTTGACAAATTCTATGTGGCCAAACCAGGTAATGAAAAATTCGGCACAGGAATAGGCCTTGCTTTCACCAAACAGCTGGTTACCATGCTGCAGGGGAAAATAACTGCTACCTGTGTGGAAGGCTGGATCACCTTTAAGGTAGAATTACCGCTAAGTACTGCAGGAGAAAATGCCCAGCTCATTTCAGACAAACCCTCTTATTTATATGAATCCCTCACTTCCTACAGGGACCCTGCCATTTCCCCGGAAGAAAATAATAAGCGGGCTATCATTGAACAACTGTCGCCGGACAACAGCCGTAAGAACATCCTGGTAGTGGAAGATGAACCCGGCATCCGTTACCTGCTGAAGGATATCTTAAAAGACCATTATACCATTTATGAAGCAGAAAATGGCAAAGAGGCACTGGACCTGATGGCCAAAGTGATCCCGGACCTCATTATCAGCGACATTATGATGCCGGATATGGACGGCCTCACCCTTTGCAATAAAGTAAAGAACGCTCCTGCCACCTGCCAGATACCTTTTATTATATTATCTGCCAAAGGAAGCGTGGAACATAAAACGGAAGGGTATGAAGTGGGAGCGGATGCCTATATCGCCAAACCCTTCCATATTGCCCATTTAATGGTCCGGGTCCGGAAATTGCTGGAATACCGTCAGCGGATGCATGATCTTTTCAGGAACAACGGAAATATTACCACTGCAGACATGCCGGATACGGATAAGGAATTTATCCAGCACCTGGTGCGCATCATTGAAGAGAAACTGGACGAACCGGAACTAAATGCCGCAGTACTGGAAAAAGAACTGGCCATGAGCAAAATGCAGCTCTATCGTAAACTAAAAACGATGACCAATATGACGCCCGGAGAGTTTATTAAACACATCCGCCTGAAACATGCGGCCCATTTACTTACTTCCACCCAGTTCACCGTCTCCGAAATTTTCTACCGTACCGGTTTCAATAACCAGTCTTACTTCTTCCGGGAGTTCAAAAAACGTTACCTCTGCGCACCCAACGAATACCGGGGTCAACAATCTGCGCAAAGTTAA
- a CDS encoding RagB/SusD family nutrient uptake outer membrane protein: MKSFYYILAITAILSSCTKQLHKDPIGLLTPDQINTDPKLGTVTSSVTSSYQMLSSTLNLLGEWQWDGGTVTRNDFVLQDIASGDMQKKWNPDGDQAWMDQYSNYSFTAANGGFNGQWSYDYEGISRANLAISYLTDPAVTTKIGIDETLRKRLLGEVYFLRAFYYFELVNNFGDVPLLLKPLKNFSEAYSVAKREKKAVVMEQVSKDLAEAKPLLPNTKFSDNTEKWRASKGAVMAMQAKVALYGKKWADVIAIITELEGLGFYGLNTNYFDAFSVAKEFADNEVIFAYDHQQGKNPRNGNGLCALQGWGFIAPTANFISAFEANDPRLLYTADVANQACYKLLGTTDNSNKGNDDAPNNKIFIRWADVLLWKAEAYNESANYPAAIGIINSIRARARTSPSVTGALPPAGTLPARNIAATDKALVTSWLVSERRVELGFESQRFYDLKRWETAKAVLTAMGKNFQDKNYLYPIPQGEIDKSGGSITQNTGF, from the coding sequence ATGAAATCATTCTATTATATTCTCGCCATTACAGCCATTTTAAGCAGCTGTACAAAGCAATTACATAAAGATCCGATAGGCCTGTTAACGCCTGATCAGATCAACACTGATCCCAAACTGGGAACTGTTACTTCGTCCGTTACCTCTTCTTACCAGATGCTTTCCAGCACGCTCAACCTGTTGGGAGAATGGCAGTGGGATGGCGGAACCGTTACCCGCAATGATTTTGTACTGCAGGATATTGCCTCCGGAGATATGCAAAAGAAATGGAACCCGGATGGGGACCAGGCCTGGATGGACCAATACTCCAACTATAGCTTTACTGCGGCGAATGGTGGCTTTAATGGCCAGTGGAGTTATGATTATGAAGGCATCTCCCGCGCCAATCTTGCTATCAGCTACCTGACTGATCCTGCTGTTACAACCAAGATCGGCATTGATGAAACGCTGCGTAAAAGGCTATTGGGAGAGGTATACTTCCTGCGCGCTTTCTACTATTTTGAACTCGTGAACAATTTCGGGGATGTTCCCCTGTTGTTGAAACCACTGAAGAACTTCTCAGAAGCCTATAGCGTAGCAAAAAGAGAAAAGAAAGCCGTTGTAATGGAGCAGGTTAGTAAAGACCTTGCTGAAGCCAAACCCTTATTACCTAATACCAAATTTTCAGACAATACAGAAAAATGGAGGGCATCTAAAGGTGCTGTGATGGCCATGCAAGCCAAGGTGGCATTGTACGGTAAAAAGTGGGCAGATGTGATCGCGATCATTACAGAACTGGAAGGCCTTGGTTTTTACGGCCTTAATACGAACTACTTTGATGCTTTCAGCGTAGCCAAAGAATTCGCCGACAATGAAGTGATCTTTGCTTATGACCACCAGCAGGGAAAGAACCCCAGGAACGGGAATGGTTTATGTGCATTACAAGGCTGGGGCTTTATAGCACCTACTGCTAATTTCATCAGCGCATTTGAAGCTAACGATCCCCGTTTGCTGTACACTGCAGATGTAGCCAACCAGGCATGTTACAAATTACTGGGCACTACAGACAACAGCAATAAAGGAAACGACGATGCTCCCAATAATAAGATCTTCATCCGTTGGGCAGATGTGCTTTTATGGAAAGCAGAAGCTTATAACGAAAGCGCTAATTATCCTGCCGCCATCGGCATTATCAATTCTATTCGTGCACGTGCGAGAACAAGCCCTTCTGTAACGGGTGCCCTGCCTCCTGCAGGTACATTGCCTGCCAGGAATATCGCGGCTACAGATAAAGCCCTTGTTACTTCCTGGCTGGTAAGTGAACGCAGGGTGGAATTAGGTTTTGAATCACAACGTTTCTATGATCTGAAAAGATGGGAAACCGCCAAAGCAGTACTTACCGCTATGGGTAAAAACTTCCAGGACAAAAATTACCTCTACCCCATTCCGCAGGGTGAAATCGATAAATCAGGCGGTAGCATCACACAGAACACAGGATTTTAA